In Fodinibius saliphilus, a genomic segment contains:
- a CDS encoding amidohydrolase: MSTLRSSLVLFLFCVLAISSCQKNNKAEKTVIKNVQGYTFYNGELKAFSAIAFENGKVIDVYSDASSVEMETAKVIDGEGQIMLPGLIDAHGHVMGLGFQQMNADLTGTQSLKETLARVDDYTTKYTDINWVKGRGWNHTHWNIGRFPTADELDKIEHERPVWLTRVDGHAGWANSKAMEKAGITADTKAPKGGKIIRDKNGKPTGVFVDAAMSLIESEIPEPTDEERRLAFEKALQQMRSHGLTGAHDAGVSVEAWNLYKDFADNGKLTTRIYAMISDDGNTFDTLSEIGPLSSYANDKLALRSVKLYADGALGSRGAAMIEPYSDDPNNKGLLFVSEEELTDRISKIASAGYQANVHAIGDRANRVALNSFDNVKDSLGEQGLRHRIEHAQIVSLNDIPRFKELDIIASMQPTHATSDMNMAEDRVGPERIKGGYAWQTFWEQGTVVASGSDFPVENVNPFYGLYSAISRQDHQGNPEGGWYPSERLSRVQALKSFTINAAYAGHQEDVLGSLEPGKWADFIIIDRDIFEVPAIEIWQTEVLESWVAGEQVYKAEQ; the protein is encoded by the coding sequence ATGTCTACCTTGCGATCTTCTTTAGTCCTGTTCCTATTTTGTGTATTAGCTATTTCTTCTTGTCAGAAAAACAATAAGGCAGAAAAAACGGTTATAAAAAATGTACAAGGATATACTTTTTATAACGGCGAGCTCAAAGCGTTTTCTGCAATAGCATTTGAAAACGGTAAGGTTATTGATGTATATAGTGACGCCTCATCTGTGGAAATGGAAACCGCCAAAGTAATTGACGGGGAGGGCCAAATTATGTTGCCCGGACTTATTGATGCCCATGGACATGTGATGGGGTTGGGTTTTCAGCAGATGAATGCTGACCTTACAGGAACCCAATCGTTAAAAGAAACTCTCGCTCGCGTTGACGATTATACAACTAAATATACTGATATAAATTGGGTAAAGGGGCGCGGCTGGAACCATACGCATTGGAATATTGGTCGGTTCCCAACGGCTGATGAGCTTGATAAAATAGAGCATGAACGTCCTGTATGGTTAACACGTGTCGATGGCCATGCTGGCTGGGCAAACTCCAAAGCAATGGAAAAGGCTGGGATTACTGCAGATACGAAAGCACCCAAAGGGGGTAAAATTATTCGTGATAAAAATGGAAAGCCAACCGGTGTATTCGTGGATGCCGCTATGAGTCTTATCGAATCTGAAATTCCCGAGCCTACTGATGAAGAAAGAAGGCTCGCTTTTGAAAAGGCGCTGCAACAGATGCGCAGTCATGGATTAACAGGAGCGCATGATGCCGGAGTATCTGTAGAGGCATGGAATCTATATAAGGATTTTGCTGATAATGGGAAGTTAACGACTCGTATATATGCCATGATAAGTGATGATGGCAATACCTTTGATACCTTGTCAGAAATTGGTCCTCTAAGTTCTTACGCTAATGATAAACTAGCACTACGAAGTGTAAAGCTCTATGCCGATGGTGCACTGGGAAGTCGTGGGGCAGCTATGATCGAGCCTTATTCTGATGACCCAAATAACAAAGGATTATTATTTGTATCAGAAGAGGAACTGACTGATAGGATTTCAAAAATAGCATCCGCTGGATACCAGGCAAATGTTCATGCTATTGGAGATCGTGCCAATAGAGTGGCACTCAATAGTTTTGATAATGTGAAAGACAGCCTTGGCGAACAGGGACTTCGACACCGTATTGAACACGCTCAGATTGTATCTCTCAATGATATACCTCGCTTTAAAGAGTTGGATATTATCGCTTCTATGCAGCCCACTCATGCTACAAGTGATATGAATATGGCCGAAGATCGTGTTGGTCCTGAACGTATTAAAGGAGGGTATGCATGGCAAACCTTTTGGGAGCAAGGAACAGTAGTTGCATCGGGATCTGACTTTCCGGTAGAAAATGTAAATCCTTTTTACGGTTTATATTCCGCTATTAGCCGTCAAGATCACCAGGGAAATCCTGAAGGAGGCTGGTATCCTTCTGAACGTTTGAGTAGGGTTCAGGCTCTCAAATCATTTACAATAAATGCTGCATATGCGGGGCATCAAGAAGATGTGCTAGGTAGTTTGGAACCCGGGAAATGGGCCGACTTTATTATCATTGATCGAGATATTTTTGAAGTTCCTGCCATAGAAATATGGCAGACCGAAGTGTTAGAAAGCTGGGTTGCCGGCGAACAAGTATACAAAGCAGAACAGTAA
- the ndk gene encoding nucleoside-diphosphate kinase, with the protein MAVERTLTILKPDCVRKELIGEVTRRIQEAGFDIVAMKMTRLTKDTAGGFYAVHKERPFYDELCEFMSSGPCVPMILEKENAIEDFRAFIGATDPSEAEEGTIRADFADSVGENIIHGSDSVENGLKEANYFFTEAEVVANKA; encoded by the coding sequence ATGGCTGTTGAACGAACTCTTACTATTTTAAAACCAGATTGTGTACGAAAAGAATTGATTGGAGAAGTGACCCGTCGTATCCAGGAAGCTGGTTTTGATATCGTTGCTATGAAGATGACCCGCTTGACCAAAGATACGGCCGGTGGGTTTTATGCCGTCCACAAAGAACGCCCTTTTTATGATGAGCTTTGCGAATTCATGAGCAGTGGCCCATGCGTACCGATGATACTTGAAAAAGAAAATGCTATTGAAGATTTCAGAGCATTTATCGGAGCTACTGATCCTAGTGAAGCTGAAGAAGGAACTATCCGCGCTGACTTTGCAGATAGTGTCGGTGAAAATATTATTCACGGTTCTGACTCTGTTGAGAATGGTCTAAAAGAAGCGAACTATTTCTTTACCGAAGCAGAAGTGGTAGCTAATAAAGCATAA
- a CDS encoding adenylate/guanylate cyclase domain-containing protein, with protein MFSQPIHISWQWHISALPEEIWPFISDTNRLFKDIGRPSIRQTDISQTVEAGFAQLSYNKINRYEVWEEEPYEWEYPFNFGVVRHYQAGAYKDIKIQVTLHPTEYGTRLKIQFIITPRMPLMAAFSTLKFKTLIKRKVKNAIFTYNKLALQEIRPYQRATKNKLPRRGRKRLKQVLEDLHNSKVDASILERITEYIKKADHLVLKRINPYDLASYWNLPHQEVLKVFIHAAKADLLTFNWDLYCPQCRTIQHSVKTLSQIHEPIYCSDCDKDFNVNFNKTIQLSFRPHPLIRKVKDEQYCNRGPQSRSHIYVQQYLDPNEKRFLKTDLPVGKYILRTNNSSGEALITVKKNSSNTVLISLQEKGFNGEEVNISQEPNLTFKNNTAEPQIFTLERKEWENSGVSAAEATSSQLFRNLFADEVLRKGEKISVDNLSLMFTDLFDSTGIYNEEGDSQAVSQMIDHFEILQEAIAKHEGAIVKTIGDSVMAVFCKPEDAFKAYLDAQKMLSHDERFNEHLQLKAGIHHGSCVAVNLNSRIDYFGSTVNIASRFVDLASENEVILSENTFSKSKLQSMVKKSGHISTVKSMNTQLKGFETKHFAVKSIKIEDTPLRLAVSKAAS; from the coding sequence ATGTTCTCGCAACCCATTCATATTTCGTGGCAATGGCACATTAGTGCTCTACCGGAAGAAATATGGCCATTTATTTCTGATACGAACAGGCTTTTTAAAGATATCGGACGACCCAGTATACGACAAACAGACATCAGCCAAACTGTTGAAGCTGGCTTTGCACAACTCTCCTATAACAAAATTAATCGCTACGAGGTATGGGAAGAAGAACCATATGAATGGGAATATCCCTTTAACTTTGGCGTAGTAAGACACTACCAAGCGGGGGCATATAAGGATATTAAAATTCAAGTAACACTTCACCCTACGGAATATGGCACGAGGCTAAAAATACAGTTTATTATCACACCAAGAATGCCTCTCATGGCGGCATTCAGCACGCTAAAGTTCAAAACCTTAATTAAGCGAAAGGTTAAAAATGCGATATTTACGTATAATAAACTTGCCCTCCAAGAAATTAGACCATACCAAAGAGCAACAAAGAACAAACTTCCGCGACGGGGCAGAAAACGGCTAAAGCAAGTTTTAGAAGATCTGCATAATAGCAAAGTTGACGCTTCGATACTCGAACGTATTACTGAGTATATCAAAAAAGCCGACCACCTGGTACTAAAACGTATTAACCCATATGATCTTGCTAGCTATTGGAATCTTCCCCACCAAGAAGTGCTTAAAGTTTTTATCCATGCGGCTAAAGCCGATCTATTAACGTTTAATTGGGACCTATACTGCCCGCAATGCCGCACTATACAACATTCGGTAAAAACACTAAGTCAAATCCATGAACCGATTTACTGTAGCGATTGTGATAAAGATTTCAATGTTAACTTCAATAAAACAATTCAGTTAAGCTTTCGCCCTCATCCCCTAATTCGAAAAGTTAAGGATGAACAATATTGTAATCGAGGTCCACAATCTCGCTCCCATATTTATGTTCAACAGTACCTTGATCCAAACGAGAAACGGTTTTTAAAAACAGATCTTCCTGTAGGAAAATATATTCTTCGAACGAATAACAGTAGCGGAGAAGCACTAATTACCGTCAAGAAAAATTCAAGTAATACCGTACTCATATCCCTACAGGAAAAGGGGTTTAATGGTGAAGAAGTTAACATAAGTCAAGAACCAAACTTAACTTTCAAGAACAACACCGCTGAGCCTCAGATATTTACTTTGGAACGCAAAGAGTGGGAAAATAGTGGCGTAAGTGCTGCTGAAGCAACCTCATCACAACTATTTCGGAATCTCTTTGCCGATGAAGTTTTACGTAAAGGGGAAAAAATCTCTGTGGATAACCTCAGCCTGATGTTTACCGACCTTTTTGACTCAACCGGCATCTACAATGAAGAAGGCGATAGTCAGGCTGTATCCCAAATGATTGATCATTTCGAAATCTTACAAGAAGCAATTGCAAAGCATGAAGGGGCTATTGTTAAAACCATCGGAGATTCGGTGATGGCCGTTTTTTGCAAACCAGAAGATGCATTTAAGGCCTATCTTGATGCTCAAAAAATGCTTTCACATGATGAACGCTTCAATGAGCATCTTCAGCTTAAAGCAGGTATTCACCATGGGAGCTGCGTAGCAGTCAATCTCAATAGCCGTATTGATTATTTTGGATCTACAGTTAATATTGCTTCGCGCTTTGTTGATTTGGCGTCAGAAAACGAAGTTATCCTATCCGAAAACACCTTTTCAAAATCGAAGCTCCAATCGATGGTCAAAAAATCCGGACATATTAGCACAGTAAAGAGCATGAACACCCAGCTCAAAGGTTTTGAAACCAAGCACTTTGCTGTAAAAAGTATCAAAATTGAAGATACCCCGCTCCGCTTGGCTGTTTCAAAAGCGGCAAGCTAA
- a CDS encoding CTP synthase, translating to MATKYIFVTGGVTSSLGKGIICASLGRLLVARGLRVTIQKLDPYINVDPGTMNPYEHGEVYVTEDGAETDLDLGHYERFLDIRTSQENNVTTGRVYNDVISKERQGAYLGKTVQVIPHITDEIKSHTLALGESGDYDVVIVEIGGTVGDIESLPYIEAVRQLRYDVGRENTLSIHLTLVPYLSAARELKTKPTQHSVKTLSESGLQPDIIVARSEYELDDTIRNKIAQFCNVEYDDVIASLDAESIYEVPLLMQGEGLDERVISKLNLKSTDPDLERWIGFVEAVRNPSTEINIALVGKYVEHHDAYKSIVEAFIHAGAVNDCSVNIKWLQSDDLTGKNIADKLNDVSGVLVAPGFGGRGIEGKLVAARYSRENDIPYFGICLGMQCAVIEYARNVCGWEGANSTEFNEDSEYPIIDLMPDQKNIEDKGGTMRLGLYDCKVKIDSKAHEAYGKELFKERHRHRYEVNNNLRYKLVEEGMELTGFNPERDLVEIVELPDHPWFVGVQFHPELCSTVNNPQPLFVDFVKASLKYGKQHELNFPVNKDKATVT from the coding sequence ATGGCCACCAAATATATCTTCGTTACAGGCGGAGTTACATCTTCACTGGGAAAAGGAATTATCTGTGCTTCTTTAGGGCGACTTCTTGTTGCTCGGGGATTACGGGTGACAATACAGAAGTTGGACCCCTATATTAATGTGGATCCCGGAACGATGAATCCCTATGAGCACGGCGAGGTATACGTTACTGAAGATGGGGCGGAAACAGATTTGGATCTAGGTCATTATGAACGATTCCTTGATATCCGTACATCTCAAGAGAATAATGTAACAACAGGCAGGGTCTATAACGATGTTATTTCAAAAGAACGGCAGGGAGCATACCTCGGTAAAACAGTACAGGTAATACCGCATATTACCGATGAAATTAAATCGCATACTCTTGCACTGGGTGAATCCGGTGATTACGATGTGGTAATTGTTGAAATAGGGGGAACGGTAGGGGATATCGAGAGCTTACCGTATATTGAGGCTGTTCGTCAGCTTCGTTATGATGTAGGTAGAGAAAATACTCTTTCCATTCATCTTACATTAGTGCCATACTTATCAGCGGCGCGTGAGCTTAAGACGAAGCCAACTCAGCATTCTGTAAAAACCCTTTCTGAAAGTGGGTTACAACCCGATATTATTGTAGCACGTTCGGAGTATGAGCTCGATGATACCATCCGTAATAAAATTGCACAGTTTTGTAATGTCGAGTATGATGATGTTATCGCTTCTTTAGATGCCGAAAGCATTTACGAGGTTCCTTTATTGATGCAGGGTGAAGGATTGGATGAACGTGTTATCAGTAAATTAAACCTAAAATCCACCGATCCCGACCTTGAGCGATGGATTGGTTTTGTGGAAGCTGTTCGCAACCCATCTACTGAAATTAATATAGCATTGGTCGGTAAATATGTGGAGCACCATGATGCTTATAAATCGATTGTTGAAGCGTTTATTCATGCTGGGGCTGTCAATGATTGTTCTGTAAATATTAAATGGCTGCAATCCGATGATTTGACTGGAAAAAATATCGCGGATAAGCTCAATGATGTATCCGGGGTGTTGGTTGCTCCCGGCTTTGGAGGGCGTGGTATAGAAGGAAAACTCGTTGCGGCGCGGTATTCCCGAGAAAATGATATACCGTATTTTGGTATCTGTTTAGGTATGCAATGTGCTGTTATTGAATATGCTCGCAATGTATGTGGATGGGAAGGCGCCAACAGTACAGAATTTAATGAGGATTCGGAGTATCCTATTATTGATCTGATGCCCGACCAAAAGAATATTGAGGATAAAGGTGGCACCATGCGCCTTGGCCTGTACGACTGCAAGGTGAAGATTGACTCAAAAGCTCATGAAGCCTATGGTAAGGAGCTGTTCAAGGAGCGCCACCGTCATCGATATGAGGTAAATAACAATTTGCGATATAAGCTTGTTGAAGAAGGAATGGAGCTGACGGGTTTTAATCCTGAGCGTGATCTAGTTGAAATCGTTGAGCTTCCCGATCATCCTTGGTTTGTAGGGGTTCAGTTCCATCCAGAATTGTGTTCTACCGTAAATAATCCACAACCTCTTTTTGTGGATTTTGTAAAAGCCAGCCTAAAATATGGAAAGCAGCACGAATTGAATTTTCCGGTCAATAAGGATAAGGCGACTGTAACATAA
- a CDS encoding NUDIX domain-containing protein produces the protein MNADVSAFAHKLRTRVCGLMVYSGAILLTQIHSPVTDEQLWMPPGGGIDFGETMTDCLKREFREETNLEIEVGELLHLNELVSPPFHAVECYFEVKKKSGSPKLGYDPELEKNEQLLHKLKWIPLAELENIDWAPQSLEDKLKNWEKRYTYPVFTGTSKI, from the coding sequence ATGAATGCTGATGTATCAGCTTTTGCCCATAAACTGCGTACTCGTGTTTGTGGGTTGATGGTGTATTCAGGTGCGATATTGCTTACCCAAATCCATTCTCCAGTTACGGATGAGCAGCTTTGGATGCCACCGGGAGGGGGAATTGATTTTGGAGAAACAATGACAGACTGTTTAAAACGGGAATTCCGCGAGGAAACCAATTTGGAAATTGAAGTTGGCGAGTTATTGCACCTTAATGAATTGGTATCACCTCCCTTTCACGCAGTGGAGTGTTATTTTGAGGTCAAAAAGAAAAGTGGTAGTCCCAAGCTTGGTTATGACCCTGAACTGGAGAAAAATGAGCAGCTGTTGCATAAGCTGAAGTGGATTCCTCTCGCGGAACTGGAAAATATTGATTGGGCACCCCAGAGTTTAGAAGACAAGTTAAAGAATTGGGAGAAACGGTACACTTATCCTGTATTCACTGGTACATCAAAGATCTAA
- a CDS encoding methylglyoxal synthase yields MKKKKNIALIAHDHRKDDLIDWCDFNKGSLSKHNLFGTGTTGKLISEQIGLEVTRFNSGPLGGDLQIGASISENEIDMMIFFWDPLRAQPHDVDVKALLRIGVLYNIPMACNRSSADFLISTDLIDEEYDRFIVDYSKRFTKDVDNN; encoded by the coding sequence ATGAAAAAGAAAAAAAACATCGCACTTATTGCACACGATCATAGAAAAGATGATTTAATTGACTGGTGCGACTTTAATAAAGGTTCTCTTTCAAAACACAACCTTTTTGGAACCGGAACAACCGGTAAACTTATTTCTGAACAGATAGGCCTAGAAGTTACTCGCTTCAACAGTGGCCCGTTGGGAGGCGACCTCCAGATTGGTGCCTCTATTTCAGAAAATGAGATTGATATGATGATCTTCTTTTGGGATCCTCTGCGTGCTCAACCTCATGATGTGGACGTCAAAGCATTACTGCGCATTGGTGTTCTTTATAATATTCCGATGGCTTGTAATCGATCATCAGCTGATTTTCTAATCTCTACCGACCTCATTGACGAAGAGTATGATCGGTTTATTGTTGACTATAGTAAAAGGTTCACCAAAGACGTTGACAACAATTAA
- a CDS encoding exo-beta-N-acetylmuramidase NamZ family protein, whose translation MKRMAVLVFYLLFCMLVTACSFSQLQPKVKVGAEVLLENHITELEGKRVGLVMNPTARVAGSHMLDTLLASGVNVTALFAPEHGFRGDVGAGEKIEDGIDQATGLPVFSLYGDTKKPTPDMLEKVDLLLFDMQDVGGRFYTYNVTLGNIISATASEDVPIWVLDRPNPAGGELISGWMMQKDHQSFVGRYPIPMVHGMTLGELAKMMVGEQWIPNADDAEVKVIPMKGWERSMRWSQTGLDWISPSPNLPTFDHAFVYLGTVLFEGVNISEGRGTSDPFLKIGSPTTQLNSGHIAQLRRSFSGVNIERISFTPKAIPGKSRNPDFKDERCHGIRIQVTDPTAFDPVKLGVTLLSVMLDATPDAELNDFIQKLSGIDKKKLLRQLSKNTYLENWEKTGKEFSEKRSRYLLYNESSM comes from the coding sequence ATGAAGCGAATGGCAGTATTAGTTTTTTATCTCTTGTTTTGTATGCTGGTTACAGCGTGCAGTTTTTCGCAATTACAACCCAAAGTGAAAGTAGGGGCAGAAGTATTGCTGGAAAACCATATCACTGAGTTGGAAGGCAAGCGTGTAGGGTTGGTAATGAATCCGACAGCACGAGTAGCCGGTTCGCATATGTTGGATACCTTGTTAGCAAGTGGTGTCAATGTTACGGCCCTTTTTGCCCCTGAGCATGGTTTTCGCGGAGATGTAGGAGCAGGAGAAAAAATAGAGGATGGGATAGACCAGGCCACTGGGTTACCTGTATTTTCACTATATGGAGATACAAAAAAGCCTACTCCCGATATGTTAGAAAAGGTTGATCTCTTGCTTTTTGACATGCAAGATGTGGGAGGTCGATTTTATACCTATAATGTAACCTTGGGTAATATAATCTCTGCAACAGCTTCAGAAGATGTTCCTATTTGGGTGCTTGATCGTCCGAACCCTGCAGGTGGAGAGCTTATATCGGGTTGGATGATGCAAAAAGATCATCAATCATTTGTAGGGCGATACCCTATCCCGATGGTACATGGAATGACGTTGGGAGAGTTAGCTAAAATGATGGTAGGCGAGCAGTGGATACCGAATGCCGATGATGCTGAAGTCAAAGTTATTCCGATGAAAGGATGGGAGCGTTCCATGCGTTGGTCACAAACCGGTTTGGATTGGATATCACCTTCGCCCAATTTACCTACTTTCGACCATGCTTTTGTTTATTTAGGAACGGTACTTTTTGAAGGTGTAAATATATCAGAAGGGCGTGGCACCTCCGATCCTTTTCTCAAAATTGGGTCTCCTACAACTCAATTGAATTCAGGCCATATTGCCCAACTTCGCCGTTCTTTTTCTGGAGTTAATATTGAACGTATCTCATTTACACCAAAAGCTATACCCGGTAAGTCTCGGAATCCTGATTTTAAAGATGAAAGGTGTCATGGTATCAGAATTCAGGTGACAGACCCAACGGCTTTTGATCCTGTTAAGCTCGGTGTCACTCTACTTTCTGTTATGCTGGACGCTACACCTGACGCTGAGCTCAATGATTTTATCCAAAAGTTAAGCGGTATTGATAAGAAAAAGTTATTAAGGCAGCTCAGTAAGAATACCTATCTTGAAAACTGGGAAAAGACGGGAAAAGAATTTTCAGAGAAACGGTCAAGATACTTGTTATACAACGAAAGTAGCATGTAA
- the rlmB gene encoding 23S rRNA (guanosine(2251)-2'-O)-methyltransferase RlmB translates to MDNKDTSIYIYGRNTVREALTNEAEKVEKIFVRDSIHDSNISTIFEVASQHNIPISHVPGSKLYDLVGGVNDQGVVALRSEVSYLNFGEWLDSIDTSTYPAILLLDEIEDPGNFGAMLRTAAAAGISAVLVPKHRQAPVNATVYKTSAGTAGRIPIVRAGNLNQAILKLKDEGFWIGGLDMSGDQSLWDLEVDRALAFVIGNEGSGISEKTLEHCDYKFSIPMENHVESLNASVSAALLCYEWHRKK, encoded by the coding sequence ATGGACAACAAAGATACTAGTATTTACATCTATGGGCGAAATACTGTTCGAGAAGCCCTTACCAATGAAGCAGAAAAGGTAGAGAAAATATTTGTCCGCGATTCTATTCATGATTCTAATATTTCAACAATATTTGAAGTAGCTTCGCAACACAATATCCCCATCTCTCATGTACCTGGTTCTAAGCTGTATGATTTGGTGGGTGGGGTTAATGACCAAGGGGTGGTTGCATTACGAAGTGAAGTCAGTTATTTAAACTTTGGAGAATGGCTCGATTCTATCGATACCTCTACTTATCCGGCAATACTACTGCTCGATGAGATTGAAGATCCCGGCAATTTTGGAGCAATGTTACGAACAGCCGCTGCTGCCGGTATTTCTGCAGTCTTGGTTCCTAAACACCGCCAAGCCCCAGTGAATGCTACCGTCTATAAAACCTCGGCCGGAACGGCAGGACGCATTCCTATTGTCCGTGCAGGCAACCTTAACCAAGCCATCTTAAAACTCAAAGATGAAGGATTTTGGATTGGAGGACTGGATATGAGCGGCGATCAGTCATTATGGGACCTAGAAGTAGACCGGGCCCTTGCTTTTGTTATAGGTAATGAAGGTTCCGGAATCAGCGAAAAAACCTTAGAACACTGCGATTATAAATTTTCCATCCCTATGGAAAACCACGTAGAGTCGCTCAATGCTTCTGTTAGTGCTGCATTATTATGTTATGAGTGGCATCGAAAAAAATAA
- a CDS encoding glycerophosphodiester phosphodiesterase, protein MAKDPNLPLLYSDDGDGFIVIAHRGASAYYPENTMPAFEGAVAMNAEMIELDVLMSKDGVPVVFHDLSLDNHTDGNGYVPEYTLSELKKLDSGSWFSKNYAGQQIPTLEEVLQFAAGKIALNIEIKTEAVSDIIDGGVEQKSLELVKQYGMEEHVLFSSFDYRVIKHLKKLDPTIPVALLYNKHQSKNQLPHQQVREFSADAFNCSFRQFSKKWARDLREHGIPHFIYTVNSKRKMKKLIKSGVTGIFTNKPDVLHQVKDRF, encoded by the coding sequence ATGGCAAAAGATCCCAATTTACCTCTATTGTATTCTGATGATGGTGACGGCTTTATTGTTATTGCCCATCGCGGAGCCAGTGCTTATTACCCGGAAAATACGATGCCTGCTTTTGAAGGAGCTGTAGCCATGAATGCCGAAATGATTGAATTAGATGTATTGATGAGTAAGGATGGAGTACCTGTTGTCTTTCACGATTTGTCACTGGACAATCATACCGATGGCAACGGTTATGTTCCGGAATACACACTGTCAGAATTGAAAAAACTGGATTCCGGTTCTTGGTTCAGTAAAAATTATGCAGGTCAGCAGATACCAACGCTTGAAGAAGTATTGCAATTTGCAGCCGGAAAAATTGCCCTCAATATTGAGATTAAAACCGAAGCTGTAAGTGATATCATTGATGGAGGGGTAGAACAAAAAAGTCTGGAGTTAGTCAAACAGTATGGAATGGAAGAGCATGTGCTGTTTTCCAGTTTTGATTATCGGGTCATAAAGCATTTGAAAAAACTGGATCCGACAATTCCTGTTGCATTGTTGTATAATAAGCACCAGTCCAAGAATCAATTACCTCACCAGCAAGTACGAGAATTCTCTGCGGATGCTTTTAATTGTAGCTTCCGTCAATTCAGTAAAAAATGGGCGCGTGATTTAAGAGAACACGGAATCCCACATTTTATTTACACGGTGAATAGTAAAAGGAAGATGAAAAAGTTGATTAAATCCGGTGTTACCGGCATCTTTACAAACAAACCTGATGTATTACATCAGGTAAAAGATCGTTTTTAG